The following are from one region of the Amycolatopsis sp. QT-25 genome:
- a CDS encoding alpha/beta fold hydrolase: MLLVHGFASDGHTDWITTGWPAALTAAGREVLVPDLPAHGSSPAPSGSLGAAAITAELTRLVAELSEVDVVGYSLGARLAWELPGKAPVRRLVLAGVSPFEPFGAVDVAAALAFADGGKVPSDPLTGMIAHMITAPGRNPAALARCIEDLRAEPFAPVSGAVSVPTRFVAGVEDPVSQGIETLVDLVPGASLVRVPGDHGGALRSPEFKAAVLEFLG; the protein is encoded by the coding sequence GTGCTGCTGGTGCACGGTTTCGCCTCCGACGGGCACACCGACTGGATCACCACCGGGTGGCCGGCCGCACTCACCGCGGCGGGACGTGAGGTGCTCGTGCCCGATCTTCCCGCGCACGGCTCCAGCCCCGCTCCCTCCGGCTCGCTGGGTGCCGCCGCGATCACCGCCGAGCTGACCCGGCTCGTCGCCGAGCTGTCCGAAGTGGACGTCGTCGGCTACTCGCTCGGCGCGCGGCTGGCTTGGGAACTGCCGGGGAAAGCGCCGGTCCGGCGGCTCGTGCTCGCGGGAGTGAGCCCGTTCGAACCCTTCGGCGCGGTCGACGTCGCGGCCGCGCTGGCGTTCGCCGACGGTGGCAAGGTGCCGTCGGATCCCCTGACCGGGATGATCGCGCACATGATCACCGCGCCGGGACGGAACCCCGCCGCGCTCGCGCGGTGCATCGAAGACCTGCGGGCGGAGCCTTTCGCGCCGGTTTCCGGGGCCGTGTCCGTGCCCACCCGGTTCGTGGCGGGTGTCGAGGATCCGGTGAGCCAGGGCATCGAGACGTTGGTCGATTTGGTGCCGGGAGCCTCGCTGGTGCGAGTACCCGGCGATCATGGCGGGGCATTGCGGAGTCCGGAGTTCAAGGCCGCTGTGCTGGAGTTCCTCGGCTGA
- a CDS encoding ABC transporter permease, which produces MSVALVEKTSPVRETPPSGRAARMFRRNRMLVITTALLAVIVLMVVVLPFFLPSVSATDPVNRLLPPSAAHPLGTDSFGRDVLSRLVSGGRASLGLSALITLCAAFTGLVIGLISGFFRAVDAVLMRVMDAWMSFPAIILAMALAISLGASIWTELIALTVIFTPFTARVIRSRVLGIAGRAYIGAARVSGMSKGKILLVHVFPNVLPLALVQVVILSAAAMLVDGAMSFLGLGIAPPTPTWGNMIAEGRSYLVQAPWLVIAPGVMIMVCVFLLNLIGSSLRIAVDARARTLSEMQRLRTRRPSGS; this is translated from the coding sequence GTGAGCGTGGCACTGGTGGAAAAGACGTCGCCGGTACGCGAAACGCCGCCGTCCGGCCGGGCGGCCAGGATGTTCCGGCGCAACCGGATGCTGGTGATCACCACCGCGTTGCTGGCGGTGATCGTCCTGATGGTGGTCGTGCTGCCGTTCTTCCTGCCGAGCGTCAGCGCGACCGACCCGGTCAACCGGCTCCTGCCGCCGTCGGCCGCACATCCGCTCGGGACCGACTCGTTCGGCCGTGACGTGCTCTCCCGGCTGGTCTCCGGCGGCCGGGCGTCGCTCGGGCTGTCCGCGCTGATCACCCTGTGCGCGGCCTTCACCGGCCTGGTGATCGGCCTGATCAGCGGCTTCTTCCGCGCCGTCGACGCGGTGCTGATGCGGGTGATGGACGCCTGGATGTCGTTCCCGGCGATCATCCTCGCGATGGCGCTGGCGATCTCGCTCGGCGCGAGCATCTGGACCGAGCTCATCGCGCTGACGGTGATCTTCACGCCGTTCACCGCACGCGTCATCCGCAGCCGGGTGCTCGGCATCGCCGGCCGCGCCTACATCGGCGCCGCGCGGGTCTCGGGGATGAGCAAGGGGAAGATCCTCCTCGTGCACGTCTTCCCGAACGTGCTGCCGCTGGCGCTGGTGCAGGTGGTGATCCTGTCCGCGGCGGCGATGCTGGTGGACGGGGCGATGAGCTTCCTCGGCCTCGGTATCGCGCCCCCGACCCCGACCTGGGGGAACATGATCGCCGAAGGCCGGTCGTACCTGGTGCAGGCGCCCTGGCTGGTGATCGCGCCCGGCGTCATGATCATGGTGTGCGTGTTCCTGCTGAACCTCATCGGCTCGTCGCTGCGGATCGCCGTCGACGCCCGCGCGCGGACGCTGAGCGAGATGCAGCGCCTGCGCACCCGCCGCCCCTCCGGCAGCTGA
- a CDS encoding ABC transporter permease, whose amino-acid sequence MTGLLLRRLRDLVIILAIVGTMMFFVIRLIPGDPAQAILGPTARPSDVDALRESMGLNGPLWEQYLSWAGNVLHGDFGTSITYHAPVLGVVADHILPTLTLAVLSTVISFFLSVAITSWQAVSPRNPVARALDRLSALGMAMPDFWISLMLVLVFSVTLRWFPSSGYENLFTDPATAVPALVLPLTVLVIGQTALFVLTLRESLLGELPLAYLRTARVKGLSERQVMTKHVLPNALMPLITQLGSNFAMLVGGIVIIESIFVVPGLGHLLMGAVSTRDFPLIQGVTLFVAVLFVLVNLLVDLSYALLDPKVRVS is encoded by the coding sequence ATGACCGGTCTGCTGCTGCGCAGGCTGCGCGATCTGGTGATCATCCTGGCGATCGTCGGGACGATGATGTTCTTCGTCATCCGGCTGATCCCCGGCGACCCGGCGCAGGCCATCCTCGGCCCGACCGCGCGACCCTCCGACGTCGATGCCCTACGGGAGAGCATGGGGCTGAACGGGCCGCTGTGGGAGCAGTACCTCAGCTGGGCCGGGAACGTGCTGCACGGTGACTTCGGGACCTCGATCACCTATCACGCGCCCGTGCTCGGCGTCGTCGCCGACCACATCCTGCCGACGCTGACCCTGGCCGTGCTGTCCACGGTCATCAGCTTCTTCCTCTCGGTCGCGATCACCTCGTGGCAGGCGGTGTCACCGCGCAACCCGGTGGCGCGGGCGCTGGACCGGTTGTCCGCGCTCGGCATGGCGATGCCGGACTTCTGGATCTCGCTGATGCTCGTGCTGGTGTTTTCGGTGACGCTGCGCTGGTTCCCCTCCAGCGGTTACGAGAACCTGTTCACCGATCCCGCGACGGCGGTGCCCGCGCTGGTGCTGCCGCTGACCGTGCTGGTCATCGGGCAGACGGCGTTGTTCGTGCTCACCCTGCGCGAAAGCCTGCTCGGTGAACTGCCGCTGGCGTATCTGCGTACCGCGCGAGTCAAGGGATTGTCGGAGCGGCAGGTGATGACCAAGCATGTCCTGCCGAATGCCCTGATGCCGCTGATCACCCAGCTGGGCAGCAACTTCGCCATGCTGGTCGGCGGGATCGTGATCATCGAGTCCATCTTCGTCGTGCCGGGGCTGGGCCATCTGCTGATGGGCGCGGTGTCCACTCGCGACTTCCCGCTGATCCAGGGGGTGACGTTGTTCGTCGCGGTGCTGTTCGTGCTGGTCAACCTGCTGGTGGACCTGTCGTACGCGCTGCTCGACCCGAAGGTGCGTGTCTCGTGA
- a CDS encoding ABC transporter substrate-binding protein: protein MRRTLTKAALGLATVLLISSCMGSQAGGGAADGPPVRGGNLDVAVPTDPQSLDMVANPGQVTAHIGNMMYEKLFEVDRGFTTRPMLVEDYTTSPDRLTYTFKLRQGVTFHDGSPLTSEDVVASLKRWQQVHRTGQLVTPDIEAITPADPATVTIKLKQPRYPLINELAGAGTEIYEAKNLTGVAPTGFAQDKAIGTGPYKLKSWDIGRELVLERYSGYKSRSEEDWGGQAGAKHAYLDTVTYKVVSDQDALINGLQTGQWDHIMPTNDQYEPLRDNPAVVVHNLPGGNDNVVIPNFNTGSKFADPRAREALNLLLDKPAINAATGGSKDLTIETGAFASPDNKQFYSTAGEEVYKRHDPEKAKQLLAEVGITAGATIRIVTTNSYPEFGKWAVLIQDSLSKIGINTKIDTFDFATMLGTLTKEPGGWDITTLFFDSALTSPAQMPALTLGTLNGSSSPELDGLMAEFNASTTPEQAKAVVDKLQAFTWKQLSVITLSQSKLYAAYSPKLKGYGDFYRVFWNTWLAS, encoded by the coding sequence ATGAGACGAACCTTGACCAAGGCCGCGTTGGGCCTGGCGACCGTCCTGCTGATCAGCTCGTGCATGGGGAGCCAGGCGGGCGGCGGGGCCGCCGATGGTCCCCCGGTCCGCGGGGGCAACCTCGACGTCGCCGTGCCCACCGACCCGCAGTCCCTCGACATGGTCGCGAACCCCGGTCAGGTGACCGCGCACATCGGCAACATGATGTACGAGAAGCTGTTCGAGGTGGACCGCGGGTTCACCACCCGGCCCATGCTGGTCGAGGACTACACCACCAGCCCGGACAGGCTCACGTACACCTTCAAGCTGCGCCAGGGCGTCACCTTCCACGACGGCAGCCCGCTGACGTCCGAGGACGTCGTGGCGAGCCTCAAACGATGGCAGCAGGTGCACCGCACCGGACAACTGGTCACGCCGGACATCGAGGCGATCACGCCCGCCGACCCGGCGACGGTGACCATCAAGCTCAAGCAGCCACGGTATCCGCTGATCAACGAACTCGCCGGCGCGGGCACGGAGATCTACGAGGCGAAGAACCTCACCGGTGTCGCGCCGACCGGCTTCGCCCAGGACAAGGCGATCGGGACCGGGCCGTACAAGCTCAAGAGCTGGGACATCGGCCGTGAACTGGTGCTGGAGCGGTACTCCGGCTACAAGTCCCGGTCCGAAGAGGACTGGGGCGGGCAGGCGGGCGCCAAGCACGCGTACCTGGACACCGTGACCTACAAGGTGGTCTCCGACCAGGACGCGCTGATCAACGGCCTCCAGACCGGCCAGTGGGACCACATCATGCCCACGAACGACCAGTACGAGCCGCTGCGCGACAACCCGGCCGTGGTCGTGCACAACCTGCCCGGCGGCAACGACAACGTGGTGATCCCGAACTTCAACACCGGTTCGAAGTTCGCCGACCCCCGCGCCCGCGAGGCGCTGAACCTTTTGCTGGACAAGCCGGCGATCAACGCGGCGACCGGCGGCAGCAAGGACCTCACCATCGAGACCGGCGCGTTCGCCTCACCGGACAACAAGCAGTTCTATTCGACCGCGGGCGAAGAGGTCTACAAGCGGCACGACCCGGAGAAGGCCAAGCAACTGCTGGCCGAGGTCGGGATCACGGCCGGTGCCACGATCCGCATCGTCACCACGAACTCGTACCCGGAGTTCGGCAAGTGGGCGGTGCTGATCCAGGACAGCCTGTCGAAGATCGGCATCAACACCAAGATCGACACCTTCGACTTCGCCACCATGCTCGGCACGCTGACCAAGGAACCGGGCGGCTGGGACATCACCACGCTGTTCTTCGACTCGGCGCTGACCTCGCCTGCCCAGATGCCCGCGCTCACCCTCGGCACGCTGAACGGTTCGTCCTCGCCCGAGCTGGACGGGCTCATGGCCGAATTCAACGCCTCGACGACACCTGAGCAGGCGAAGGCGGTGGTGGACAAGCTGCAGGCGTTCACCTGGAAGCAGCTGTCGGTGATCACCCTGAGCCAGTCGAAGCTCTACGCAGCCTACTCCCCCAAGCTCAAGGGCTACGGCGACTTCTACCGCGTCTTCTGGAACACCTGGCTGGCGTCATGA
- a CDS encoding ABC transporter ATP-binding protein — MTLLELRELTVGVIADETERELVRELSFDLEQGRTLCVVGESGSGKTVTALSVIRLLEFVAPVFTRGAITVDGVDVTRLSPDEMRAYRGPRIGMIFQEALDSLNPSQRVGKQLIEAYRKPGSLPRQAARKGTPLHREAEAKARGLLKEVGLTDTDRVLSLYPHQMSGGMQQRVMIALALMADPALLIADEPTTALDVTTQAEILTLFDRVRRDHGTACVFITHDMGVAAQVADRIAVMYRGELVEIGSTKDILHAPKHPYTKALLDCVPQLGVSRRDGFPTISEALLEAAMNGESAVATETRSLSRVKTEGAGEGTALVIDAVSKVYGRRGRFSLSREPGVHAVKDVSLEIAPGEFFGLVGESGSGKTTLGRLVSALETPTGGTITFGEHRCTPSGLDGDERAFRRRAQLIFQDPQSSLDPRHSAARIIAEPLRELTGLRGAELDRRVTELIDEVGLPSDTAKKLPSQLSGGQRQRVSIARAIAAEPDLIVADEPTSALDVSVQGQVMNLLLELRRTRALSFLFITHNLSLVLSVADRVGVMYRGELIEIGDPDEIRLRARHEYTRRLLAANPELPAHPHTGVRNP, encoded by the coding sequence ATGACCCTGCTCGAATTACGAGAACTGACCGTCGGCGTGATCGCCGACGAAACCGAACGCGAACTGGTCCGCGAACTCTCGTTCGACCTCGAACAAGGCCGGACACTCTGCGTGGTCGGCGAATCCGGCAGCGGTAAAACGGTGACGGCCTTGTCGGTCATCCGGTTGCTGGAGTTCGTCGCACCGGTGTTCACCCGCGGCGCGATCACCGTCGACGGCGTGGACGTCACACGGCTTTCGCCCGACGAGATGCGCGCCTACCGCGGCCCGCGGATCGGCATGATCTTCCAGGAGGCGCTGGATTCACTGAACCCGAGCCAGCGGGTCGGCAAGCAGCTGATCGAGGCGTACCGGAAGCCCGGCTCCCTGCCGCGCCAGGCCGCGCGCAAGGGCACTCCGCTGCACCGTGAGGCCGAGGCGAAAGCACGCGGCCTGCTGAAGGAGGTCGGGCTCACCGACACCGACCGGGTGCTTTCCTTGTACCCGCACCAGATGTCGGGCGGGATGCAGCAGCGGGTGATGATCGCGCTGGCACTGATGGCCGACCCGGCCCTCCTGATCGCGGACGAGCCGACCACCGCCCTGGACGTGACCACGCAGGCGGAGATCCTCACCCTGTTCGACCGTGTCCGCCGCGATCACGGCACCGCCTGCGTCTTCATCACGCACGACATGGGGGTGGCCGCGCAGGTCGCCGACCGGATCGCGGTGATGTACCGCGGCGAACTCGTCGAGATCGGGTCCACAAAGGACATTTTGCACGCGCCGAAACATCCCTACACGAAGGCGTTGCTCGACTGCGTCCCCCAGCTCGGCGTGAGCAGGCGCGACGGTTTCCCCACCATCTCCGAAGCGCTGCTCGAAGCCGCGATGAACGGTGAATCGGCGGTGGCGACCGAAACCAGGTCGTTGAGCCGCGTGAAAACCGAAGGCGCCGGCGAGGGCACCGCCCTCGTCATCGACGCGGTGTCCAAAGTGTACGGACGACGCGGCCGCTTCTCGCTGAGCCGCGAACCCGGAGTGCACGCGGTCAAAGACGTGTCGCTGGAGATCGCGCCCGGCGAGTTCTTCGGCCTGGTCGGGGAATCCGGTTCGGGCAAGACCACGCTCGGCAGGCTGGTGAGCGCGCTGGAGACACCCACCGGAGGCACCATCACCTTCGGCGAGCACCGGTGCACGCCGTCCGGCCTCGACGGCGACGAGCGCGCGTTCCGCCGCCGCGCCCAGCTCATCTTCCAGGACCCGCAGAGCTCGCTCGATCCCCGGCACTCCGCCGCCCGGATCATCGCCGAACCGTTGCGGGAACTCACCGGCCTCCGCGGCGCCGAACTGGACCGCCGCGTCACCGAACTGATCGACGAGGTCGGCCTCCCGTCCGACACCGCGAAGAAACTGCCCTCGCAACTGTCCGGCGGGCAGCGGCAGCGCGTTTCGATCGCCCGCGCGATCGCCGCCGAACCCGACCTCATCGTCGCCGACGAGCCCACTTCCGCGCTCGACGTCTCGGTGCAGGGCCAGGTGATGAACCTGCTGCTGGAACTGCGGCGCACCCGCGCGCTCAGCTTCCTGTTCATCACGCACAACCTCAGCCTGGTGCTCTCGGTCGCCGATCGCGTCGGCGTGATGTACCGGGGCGAACTGATCGAGATCGGCGACCCGGACGAGATCCGGCTTCGCGCCCGGCACGAGTACACCCGCCGTCTCCTCGCGGCGAATCCCGAACTGCCCGCCCACCCCCACACTGGAGTGCGGAACCCATGA
- a CDS encoding methyltransferase dimerization domain-containing protein, with product MSGSTKTAGPERIVDIAVGYMAAKQLFAASRIGLFTALADGPLTAAELAGKTGKPEKITRILGDAMSSLGLLSRVDGRYELAADAAEYLGGGDLDLAPFLTFLDSISYPHWLQFGHTADSGEPGKLEMDDARWGTFMSGVMTYNALHAKMLAGAFDFGSHRKLLDLGGLSSAFAVEAMKTTAELHTTFVFAPGFTESVTTAVADAGLADRATVVGAETPTARPEGEFDLVMVNHVVHRFDAKQNADILRNARAAAAPGATLLLLDFFLDDDAVQRSIDALHAGEYLVIDGTVVYPEAEVRAWLSGAGWRVTDRLALPGSPRVLVAEAV from the coding sequence GTGAGCGGGTCGACCAAGACTGCCGGTCCCGAGCGGATCGTGGACATCGCCGTGGGCTACATGGCGGCCAAGCAACTCTTCGCGGCGAGCCGGATCGGCCTGTTCACCGCGCTCGCCGACGGGCCGCTGACGGCCGCGGAACTGGCGGGGAAGACCGGCAAGCCGGAGAAGATCACCCGCATCCTCGGTGACGCCATGTCATCACTCGGCCTGCTGTCCCGTGTGGACGGACGGTACGAGCTCGCCGCCGACGCGGCGGAGTACCTCGGTGGCGGCGACCTCGACCTGGCGCCGTTCCTGACCTTCCTGGACTCGATCAGCTACCCGCATTGGCTGCAATTCGGGCACACGGCCGACAGTGGCGAACCCGGGAAGCTGGAGATGGACGACGCGCGCTGGGGCACCTTCATGTCCGGCGTCATGACGTACAACGCCCTGCACGCCAAGATGCTGGCCGGCGCGTTCGATTTCGGCTCCCATCGCAAGCTGCTGGACCTGGGTGGCCTCTCGAGCGCGTTCGCGGTCGAGGCCATGAAGACCACCGCGGAACTGCACACCACGTTCGTCTTCGCTCCTGGCTTCACCGAGTCGGTCACCACCGCGGTGGCCGACGCGGGCCTGGCGGACCGGGCGACCGTCGTCGGCGCGGAAACACCCACCGCGCGCCCCGAAGGCGAGTTCGACCTGGTGATGGTCAACCACGTCGTCCACCGGTTCGACGCGAAGCAGAACGCGGACATCCTGCGCAACGCCCGCGCCGCGGCGGCGCCGGGGGCGACTTTGCTGCTGCTCGATTTCTTCCTCGACGACGACGCGGTCCAGCGGTCGATCGACGCGCTGCACGCGGGGGAGTACCTGGTGATCGACGGGACGGTCGTCTACCCGGAGGCAGAGGTCCGCGCATGGCTGAGCGGGGCGGGCTGGCGGGTCACCGACCGGCTCGCGCTGCCGGGCAGCCCGCGGGTGCTCGTCGCGGAAGCGGTGTGA
- a CDS encoding alpha/beta hydrolase, producing the protein MTVTLDPAVKELLARSAPSEAPVGPLTAPELRAAFAASWRRPDSVEEVASVTDHVLPSGVRVRLYLPESAGPVPAFVWIHGGGWTIGSIDENEVASRAVCNVARVAVVAVDYRLAPEHPFPAAPDDCYAVVEWLASGGAGPAVDAGRIAIGGESAGGNLSTVVSMMSRDRGGPPLAAQVLICPVYGHPDDGFRSYADFAEGFGMTAGAMRFFFEQYVSDPAQLNDPYLLPLRASDLTRLPPALVLTAEYDVLRDEGEEFARRLTDAGTQVELTRYSGQIHGFYGLYTDLPASPRSHRHVASFLTRVFDLRN; encoded by the coding sequence GTGACCGTGACCCTCGATCCGGCCGTCAAGGAACTGCTCGCCCGCAGCGCCCCCTCGGAGGCGCCGGTCGGGCCGCTGACGGCTCCCGAGTTGCGTGCCGCCTTCGCCGCTTCGTGGCGACGCCCGGATTCCGTCGAAGAGGTCGCCTCGGTCACCGACCACGTCCTGCCCTCCGGCGTGCGCGTGCGGCTCTACCTGCCCGAGTCGGCCGGTCCGGTGCCCGCGTTCGTCTGGATCCACGGCGGCGGGTGGACGATCGGTTCGATCGACGAGAACGAGGTCGCGTCGCGGGCGGTGTGCAACGTGGCCAGGGTCGCCGTCGTCGCGGTGGACTACCGGCTCGCGCCCGAGCATCCGTTCCCGGCGGCCCCGGACGACTGCTACGCCGTCGTCGAATGGCTCGCCTCGGGTGGTGCGGGCCCTGCGGTCGATGCCGGGCGGATCGCGATCGGCGGGGAGAGCGCCGGAGGCAACCTGTCGACGGTGGTCTCGATGATGTCCCGTGACCGGGGCGGCCCGCCGCTGGCCGCGCAGGTGCTGATCTGCCCGGTCTACGGTCATCCGGACGACGGTTTCCGGTCCTATGCGGACTTCGCCGAAGGTTTCGGCATGACCGCCGGGGCGATGCGGTTCTTCTTCGAGCAGTACGTGTCGGATCCGGCTCAGCTGAACGATCCGTATCTGCTGCCGCTGCGGGCCTCCGACCTGACGAGGCTCCCGCCGGCGCTGGTGCTCACGGCCGAGTACGACGTCCTGCGGGACGAGGGGGAAGAGTTCGCGCGGCGGCTGACCGACGCCGGGACACAGGTCGAGCTGACGCGGTATTCGGGCCAGATCCACGGGTTCTACGGCCTCTACACGGATCTTCCGGCTTCGCCGCGCTCGCACCGGCACGTGGCGAGCTTCCTCACCCGGGTCTTCGACCTCCGCAATTAG
- a CDS encoding TetR/AcrR family transcriptional regulator, which produces MPKIIDHDERRSHIVDVTWELITQGGIEAATMREIAAAAGFANGALKLYFPSKEDIIQATYERALGMMREYVELDELRGLTALRELCVSSMPIDEDRIAAGRVLLTFWQLSLTNPKLQDKYLEHVRSWRGLLHRYLTEGREDGDIVSETPDEQLVDEIVLINAGANVMSLVAGEFSTIALQRQHLESFFERLTRP; this is translated from the coding sequence ATGCCGAAGATCATCGACCACGACGAGCGGCGTAGCCATATCGTCGACGTCACCTGGGAGTTGATCACCCAGGGCGGGATCGAGGCCGCCACCATGCGTGAGATCGCGGCGGCCGCCGGCTTCGCCAACGGCGCGCTCAAGCTGTACTTCCCGAGCAAGGAAGACATCATCCAGGCCACCTACGAACGCGCGCTCGGCATGATGCGCGAGTACGTGGAGCTGGACGAGCTGCGTGGCCTCACCGCGCTCCGCGAGCTGTGCGTCTCGTCGATGCCCATCGACGAGGACCGCATCGCCGCGGGGCGCGTCCTGCTCACCTTCTGGCAGCTTTCGCTGACCAACCCCAAACTGCAGGACAAGTACCTCGAGCACGTCCGCTCGTGGCGGGGGCTGCTGCACCGGTATCTCACCGAGGGCCGGGAGGACGGCGACATCGTCTCCGAGACCCCCGACGAGCAACTGGTCGACGAGATCGTGCTGATCAACGCCGGGGCGAACGTGATGAGCCTGGTCGCCGGGGAGTTCTCGACGATCGCTTTGCAGCGGCAGCACCTGGAGTCGTTCTTCGAGCGCCTCACCCGCCCCTGA
- a CDS encoding amidohydrolase — protein MTADIVFTNATVYTVDGGRPWASSLAIKDGKVLALEDIERGPNTEVVDLEGAFVMPGLVDVHNHHALAGRAALFELNFGPDAGLDDILAAVRSRAAGLGPDEWVVGGAWASTLVSALSRSSARHALDEAAGGRPVMLSDDSRHNRWVSSRALELAGITASTSDPAGGEIVRDPSTGEPVGVLLEAAGVAVERALSETRTLTAAQHVAASRHGIGTLHSYGVTAFQDAGVSSDILRALKSLDDAGELRAWVVSSLLINDPIFGFDPIGAPLLEVAGQYRSEHHRPDFVKIFLDGVPPTRTAAFLEPYLPDAAHGACHHGATTMPGEELVGWLRTAAAAGLSAKVHCTGDASVRATLDAVEKLRAEGFTEARFQVAHGQFVHPDDLPRFAALGVAADISPFLWVPGVIPAAIAEVLPGDRAGRMQPNRSLLDEGALVAGGSDWPVSESPNAWEGIHGLVTRQDPTGTFPGALWPEQAITLAEAVEVFTLAAARAMGLGDVTGSLVPGKSADFVVLDRDPFRTDAAALVKTKVTQTWFAGHRVYHRA, from the coding sequence TTGACCGCCGACATCGTCTTCACCAACGCCACCGTGTACACAGTGGACGGTGGCAGGCCCTGGGCCTCCTCGCTGGCGATCAAGGACGGCAAGGTGCTGGCCCTGGAGGACATCGAACGCGGGCCGAACACCGAGGTCGTCGACCTCGAAGGCGCTTTCGTGATGCCCGGCCTGGTCGACGTGCACAACCACCACGCCCTCGCCGGTCGCGCCGCCCTGTTCGAACTGAACTTCGGACCGGACGCCGGACTGGACGACATCCTCGCGGCCGTCCGCTCGCGGGCCGCCGGGCTCGGGCCGGACGAGTGGGTGGTCGGGGGTGCCTGGGCGTCCACTTTGGTCAGCGCCCTTTCACGGTCTTCGGCCCGGCACGCGCTCGACGAGGCCGCCGGCGGGCGGCCGGTCATGCTCTCGGACGACAGCAGGCACAACCGCTGGGTGAGCAGCCGGGCGCTGGAACTGGCGGGGATCACCGCCTCGACGTCCGACCCGGCGGGCGGGGAGATCGTCCGCGATCCTTCCACCGGCGAGCCCGTCGGCGTCCTGCTCGAGGCGGCGGGGGTCGCCGTCGAGCGGGCGCTCAGCGAGACCCGGACACTCACCGCGGCCCAGCACGTGGCCGCGTCACGGCACGGCATCGGCACCCTGCACTCCTACGGCGTGACCGCGTTTCAGGACGCCGGTGTCTCCTCGGACATCCTGCGTGCGCTGAAGTCGCTCGACGACGCGGGTGAACTGCGCGCGTGGGTCGTGTCGTCGCTGCTGATCAACGACCCGATCTTCGGTTTCGACCCGATCGGGGCACCGCTGCTGGAGGTCGCCGGGCAGTACCGGAGCGAGCATCACCGGCCGGACTTCGTGAAGATCTTCCTCGACGGTGTGCCGCCGACCAGGACCGCCGCGTTCCTGGAACCGTATCTGCCCGACGCCGCCCACGGAGCCTGTCACCACGGCGCCACCACCATGCCGGGCGAAGAACTCGTGGGCTGGCTGCGCACCGCGGCCGCGGCCGGGCTCTCGGCCAAGGTCCACTGCACCGGGGACGCGTCGGTGCGCGCGACGCTCGACGCCGTCGAGAAGCTGCGCGCCGAGGGCTTCACCGAAGCGCGGTTCCAGGTCGCGCACGGGCAGTTCGTCCACCCCGACGACCTTCCTCGCTTCGCCGCGCTCGGCGTCGCCGCGGACATCTCGCCGTTCTTGTGGGTGCCCGGCGTCATCCCGGCGGCCATCGCCGAGGTGCTGCCCGGCGACCGGGCGGGGCGGATGCAGCCGAACCGGTCGCTGCTGGACGAGGGCGCGCTGGTCGCGGGCGGTTCGGACTGGCCGGTCAGCGAATCCCCGAACGCTTGGGAGGGCATCCACGGTCTCGTCACCCGGCAGGACCCGACCGGCACCTTCCCCGGAGCGCTGTGGCCGGAGCAGGCGATCACCCTGGCCGAAGCGGTCGAGGTCTTCACACTCGCGGCCGCCCGTGCGATGGGGCTGGGCGACGTCACCGGTTCGCTGGTCCCCGGGAAGTCGGCGGATTTCGTCGTCCTCGACCGTGATCCGTTCCGGACCGACGCGGCCGCGCTCGTCAAGACAAAGGTGACACAAACGTGGTTCGCCGGGCACCGCGTGTATCACCGTGCCTGA